From Zea mays cultivar B73 chromosome 3, Zm-B73-REFERENCE-NAM-5.0, whole genome shotgun sequence:
tttaagagggaagccaagaacttgacaagtcataaggctcccatctccgccaaggataaagagaaggcccctatggcaaatagtgtgcaaaagaaccgtgctttcttataccatgataggagatattctaggaatattcatcatgatagaagttgcaatgatattgtttcacatgcttatgattcaaatgcaatgtgtgcttcaagttcttctatgatGTATGTTAGAAGTTTTGCTAgaaaaaatgtcattcatcatgtgcctaggagaaatgctcatgtgcctagaaaaacaagtaatgaaccttctacaatttatcatgctttaaatgcttccattgctatttgtagaaaggataagaaggtagttgctagaaaattaggggcaaaatgcaagggagataaaacttgcatttgggtccctaagtctatttgtactaaccttgtaggacacaacaagagttgggtaccttagacccaagcctaaattgccttgcaggtttatgcatccgggggctcaagctggattatcgacagcggatgcacaaaccacatgacgggggaaaagaggatgttctcttcctacgtcaagaacaaggatccccaagactcaatcatattcggtgatgggaaccaaggcaaggtgaaagggttagaaaaaattgctatttcatacgagcactctatttctaatgtgttcttagttgagtcgcttggatataacttgttgtctgagtcaactgtgtaatatgggatataactgtttattcacaaatgtagatgtgtcggtctttagaagaagtgatggttcattagcttttaagggtgtactagacgacaaactttatttagtcgattttgcaaaagaggaggccggtctagatgcatgcttaattgctaagactagcatgggctggctgtggcatcaccgtttagcacatgtggggatgaagaaccttcacaagcttctaaagggagaacacgtgataggtctaactaatgtaactttcgaaaaagatagaccttgtgcagcttgtcaagcaggtaaacaggtgggaagctctcatcatgccaaaaatgtgatgacaacatcaagacccctggagttacttcatatggaccttttcggacccgtcgcctatctaagtataggaggaagtaagtatggtcttgttatagttgatgatttttcccgcttcacttgggtattctttttgcaggataaatctgaaacccaagggaccctcaagcgcttcctaaggagagctcaaaatgagtttgagctcaaggtgaagaagataaggagcgacaacgggtccgagttcaagaaccttcaagtggaggagtaccttgaggaggaagggatcaagcacgagctctctgctccctacacaccacaacaaaacagtgtggtagagaggaagaacgggacgctactagacatggcaaggacgatgcttggtgaattcaagacgcccgaacggttttggacggaagccgtaagcacggcttgccacgccataaaccgggtctatcttcatcgcctcctcaagaagacttcatatgagcttctaactggtaacaaacccaatgtgtcttactttcgtgtatttgggagcaaatgttacattctagtgaagaaaggtatgaattctaagtttgctcccaaagctgtagaagggtttttttaggttatgattcaaatacaaaggcgtatagagtcttcaacaaatcatcgggtttggttgaagtctctagcgacgttgtatttgatgagactaatggctctccaagagagcaagttgttgatcttgatgatgtagatgaagaagacgttccaacggccgcaatgcgcaccatggcgattgaagctgtgaggccactggaacaaaaggagcaaaatcaaccttcttcctcaacaacggtgcatcccccaactcaagaagatgaacatgttcatcaagaggaggcatgtgatcaagggggagcacaagatggtcatttaatggaggaagaagcacaaccggcacctccaacccaagttcgagcgacgattcaaaggaatcatcccgtcgaccaaatattgggtgacataagcaagggagtaactactcgttctagattagttaatttttgtgagcattactcttttgtctcttctattgagcctttcagggtagaagaggccttgctagatccggactgggtgttggccatgcaggaagagctcaacaacttcaagagaaatgaagtttggacactggtgcctcgtcccaagcaaaatgttgtgggaaccaagtgggtgttccgcaacaaacaagacgagcacggggtggtgacaaggaacaaggcacgacttgtggcaaaaggttatgcccaactcgcaggtttggactttgaggagacttttgctcctgtggctaggctagagtcaatttgcatattgttagcctatgctactcaccattctttcaggttgttccaaatggatgtgaagagcgctttcctcaacgggccaatcaaggaggtgtacatggagcaaccccctggcttcgaggatgaacggtaccccgaccacttgtgtaagctctctaaggcgctctatggacttaagcaagccccaagagcatggtatgaatgccttagagtctttttaattgctaatgctttcaaggttgggaaagtcgatccaactctttttactaagacttgtgatggtgatctttttgtgtgccaaatttatgtcgatgacataatatttggttctactaaccaaaagtcttgtgaagagtttagcagggtgatgactcagaaattcgagatgtcgatgatgggcgagttaagctatttccttgggttccaagtgaagcaactcaaggatggcaccttcatctcccaaacaaagtacacgcaagacttgatcaagcggtttaggatgaaggacgccaagcctgcaaagactccaatgggaaccgacggacacaccgacctcaacaaaggaggtaagtctgttgatcaaaaggcataccggtctatgataggttatttacattatttatgtgctagtagaccggatattatgcttagtgtatgcatgtgtgctagatttcaatccgatccaagggagtgtcacttagtggccgtgaagcaaattcttagatatttagttgctacgccttgcttcgggatctggtatccaaaggggtctacctttgacttgattggatattcagactccgactatgctggatgtaaggtcgataggaagagtacatcggggacgtgccaattcttaggaaggtccctggtgtcatggagttctaagaaacaaacttccgttgccctatccaccgctgaggccgagtatgttgccgcaggacagtgttgcgcgcaactactttggatgaggcaaaccctcagggactttggctacaatctgagcaaagtcccactcctatgtgataatgagagtgctatccgcatggcggataatcctgttgaacacaaccgcacaaagcacatagacatccggcatcactttttgagagaccaccagcaaaagggagatactgaagtgtttcatgttagcaccgagaaccagctagccgatatctttaccaagcctctagatgagtcgaccttttgcaagttgcgtagtgagctaaatgtcttagattcgcggaacctagattgatttatagcatacatgtgttttatgccttgatcatgttccttaatgcattttgttgtttatttatggtgctgaagttatacaagcactccccggacctcacaagttcgtttgcaagtgatgcacatatttagggggagatgtgctacaacttgaccctttgagactaactgtgtgcttgagtttgcttaatttagtctcaaaggaggtttaaaagggaaaaggtggacttggaccatgcaagacttccactgcactccgatgaaagagtaactgattccaagttcatctttgtactcttattgcctttttactcttagttgaagattttggtgaggcaataaggttaaagggccaaaattgatcccattttggtgcttgatgccaaagggggagaaaataaggccaaaacaACAaatagcaacaaatggatcagctaccacttgagaatttcgaaaatagtagaatagagcttttgatttgtcaaaaatctcttattgtctcttttgtcaaaagttggcctcttgtggggagaatggttgattatgggaaaaagggagagtttttgaaatctttgatcaatttctcttggaacaactctctttatgtctcaacaagtgtgtctaacttagagataggaaattgaggttgatttgcaaaaacaaaccaagtggtggcaaagaatgatccaaatatgccaaatttgaatcaaaacaaatttgagttttcatttgcagtgatgttgcacttcttttagttgctttttattgtgttggcataaatcaccaaaaagggggagattgaaagggaaatgtgcccttgggccatttctaagtattttggcgattaagtgtccaacacaagtgcctaagagttaaattgtgccaaaggactcaagaagtgcaaatcaagattaaaggtatgtttctagacttagtacattgttttgaagactaatgtattgtgtctaagtgctagaaacaggagaaacaattttggagaagttggttgtgtacagccaaaaggcttctcggtctgggtgcaccggacagtgtccggtgcgccaggctggcgtctgccaactggctgctctcgggacttcgacggcggcgtacgactataattcaccggactgtccggtggtgcaccggactgtccggtggtgcaccggactgtccggtgagccaacagtcggctgggccaacggtcgaccgcgtaatccgtgcgcgacgcgtggcagagccaacagtcagaagggggcaccggactgtccggtgtgcaccggacagtgtccggtgcgccaacggctctgaaccgccaacggtcggcttcgacaaagaaggaaagaaatccgcaccggacagtgtccggtggtgcaccggactgtccggtgcgccaggcgacagaaggcaagaattgccttcctggaatgctctcaacggctcctagctgccttggggctataaaagggacctctaggcgcatggaggagtacaccaagcattctctaagcattctctaagcattctctaagcattcctaagcaccaagacttcaattccgcgcattcgattctttgtgatagcaactagagctccatttgagtagagaactctttgagttgtgttgagagctcgtgttgtgacttgtgtgcgtattgtcgctctaattttgtgtcttgtgtgcgttgctcattcctcccttactccgtgctcctttgtgaacatcaaagtgtaagggcgagaggctccaagttgtggagattcctcgcgagcgggataaagtaaacaaagcaaaacaccgtgatattcaagtgggtctttggaccgcttgagaggggttgattgcaaccctcgtccgttgggacgccacaacgtggagtaggcaagtgttgaacttggccgaaccacgggataaaccactgtgtctatctgtgattgatcttcttgtggttatcgtgtcttgcaagaactcctctctagccacttggctttattgtgctaactcctaatcaagtttttgtggcattaagtttcaagttttacaggatcacctattcacccccctctaggtgctctcagttttaGGGCTTTTGTGAGACTCTGTTGCTAGTCTTTTATTCTAGAGATGGTGATGAGTACCCGAAACCTGATAAGCGATAAAAACCCCATTAGGATATGGGTATGACTATTTTTATGTCCACATGTATTTTATTGGACACTTTAATATACCCGTCAAGTATGGTGGGCATGGGTATGTTTTATCTTACTCAATACCCGCTACCCAATGGGAAACTCGCTGACCTATGACATGTGTCTAGATTATTAAAAATGTTCCATACAAAATTAGAATATAAGGAATGGAGGATGTCTCTTAAGCTACATCAGCTTACACACCGTAAATATTTAAATATTAAGTATTATTTACTGAATAATTAGATAGATATCATAAGGTTGTATGATGTCATTGAGAACTCTCTTTTAGGCTACGAGTGCTATATTTCGTGTGATCTGATGGCATGATGGTTCTATTTAATGTTGAATGCTGCTGAATTTGTGATAAATTAGATTGGGTTCAATGAATTTGCCATGCTGGACACAAAGATAATATACCATTTTAGTATCTTTCATTTTTTGATGAGATATGTGGCTTCAATGTTTTGTATTTGGTACTTAGTTTTGTGATTAAAATGATCTTGTCTTCTCGAATGTGTACCCGCTACCCATGGTGAGTATGGTATGGGATAATTTCTGTATCCATGACGAATAATGGGTACTGGTGGGGGCATTTATTTCTCCGGTGAGTATGCGTTTAGGGTTCATGTCTTCGTTCCTTCCACCCCCGACTTCGCTCCTAGAGCACTAGAAAAATGTCGTTAGGCCATCTGCAGCAGTCTATCTATAATTTACCTAAAAACACTGTTTTACACCGTTTTGAACTGTAGACTACACTGTTCGCAGATtggagtttgaatatgggtatggggatgggtaagctgctggagatagtcttACCTCCCCACCACAGAATTGAAGATGACTTCGAGAGCTCCCAACAAATCGAAAACTTTGGGGCAGACAGTGAGGAGAAGTTGTTGATCAAAGGCATTCGCTTGAGAAATGGGCATCTCCAGAAACAGAAGGAGGCCTTAGACTATCTCTACCAGACTCTCTACCTCACTTTTTATCTCAGTCCCTGTTTCAAACTCTATCCTGCAAATAGTGCAATCTACAGTGCAAAATAGTACTTTGCACGACCATTTGCACGGTTTGCTCGAGATGACCTTAACTGGCAAGAGACATCGCAGCGAGGTCCAATCAAGGATACAACGACTGATTTTAAGAGGAAAAGGAGAGATCGACGGCCCTACAGTGGGAAATAGCATACCTGCAACGACTGATTTAATATGGCCTTAACTGGTAGCCTTGAAAATATGACGATGTCCATGTCCTTACCCCGACAGGGTCTCTCCTAGGTGAGAGTTTTGACGGTTCCTATGCTAGCTACTTTACTTCTTTGTCACAGGAACTTGATTGACATATCTGGTTAGTTTGTCTAAAAGCTAGCTGTTCGTTGCTACGTGAGCGCGACGGGGTTATCCTTCGCTGGTTTTGTCTGTAAACCGTATCGGCCTTCACCGCAAAAGAGTGTTGGTTATCTAATGCATGCTTCAGGCCATAGTGATGCAAGATTGTAGCTCTCGTTGATGTGTAACCGATCTTTGAGTTTACAATATTGCGTTGTCGGAGCTATGCGATACTTCTCAGTTCCTCATACGCGTGCAAGAGGTGTTTTGTAAGAAAAGAACAAGAATTTTAAGGAACAAAAGGAAAGATGAAAACTGGGGTTGTTTGTATGGACAGGTCTATGCGTATAAGACGGGCCAGATGTTTGTTTTCTTTGGGCGGGCCGAGCTCATGATGGCCTTTAACTCCATGTACTTTTTTTTGGGCGGGCCGAGCTCAGCCCATGCTATCTGATGCTGCCTGGTGCCTGCTGCCGCGGAGTAGAGAAGTCTTTTTCCAGCTGCAAACGCAAAACGCTGACCCGCACCCGCTGGAATGGCATGTTCCCCTCGCTCTGATTGGTGGAGTGACGCGTCCAGCGGCGGCCGCCCGCTAGCCCCACGCGTTACTGAGCTCGAATCAGAGGGGGGTCATCCAAGTATCACACCAGACCAGAGCCCACCGAACCGACACTCCCCCCACAGTTTCGCGCGCTCGCCTACGGCTACGGGCATTTCGTTCGCCGGCAACCGCGACTCAACCCGGCGGCCATGCCGATCGCGCGTGTAAGCCAGGTGAATCACTTGCACTGCATTTGGCGGCCTGCGGTATCGGCATCGCCGGCCCCTTGATATGTGATCAGTCCTTGGTTTGCCCGTCCTGCTGCCTCCTACGGCACGGCAGGCAGCCACACGGATCACCGAACCGAACACAGGAAAAATGCATGTGTCATGTGTAGCTTGCTCCCTATATATGCTTTGCTCAAACGATCCTCCGTTCAGCGGCATCATCTATTGCCTTCCCGCTCGATTGGGTTAGACTACCGTCAGCCACCGTCTAGTAGTTCTCAATCCGACATGCCGCTTCTCGTTCTGCGCGTGCCGCTCGCCTCGACCAACAATACTAGTACATGCAGTGGCGCTGCACCTCCTGTAGCTGTAGCACCAGCGGCAGAGCATTCCGACGGCCTACTGTTCGACGGCCTTGCTCTGGGCCACGGTGACGACGTCGACGATAAGGCCGAGGCGGACGGCGACGACGCAGCGACCGTGAAGCTGGAGTGGCTGAGGTCGCAGATCATCGGCGCGGAAGCAGAGTTCGCGTCGCCGTTCGGGACCCGACGCATCACGTACGCGGACCACACGGCGTCCGGCCGCTGCCTGCGGTTCGTCGAGGAGTTCGTGCTTCGGAACGTCCTGCCTTTCTACGGTGAGTACACAGCTCATGTTTTTTTTTTCCTTGGACAAACGAATACGCCTCGGTGCTCATACGTGCGTGTGGGTCGGCGATTGGCTCTGGAGCGCCGCAGGGAACACCCACACGACGGACAGCTACGTGGGCATGCACACGAGCAAGCTGGCCGGGGATGCGGCGCGGTACGTGAAGCGCAGCCTAGGCGCGGGGCCGCGCGACATGCTGCTGTTCTGCGGCACGGGGTGCACGGCGGCCATCAAGCGCCTGCAGGAGGTGACGGGCATGGCCGTGGCGCCCACGCTGCGCGCCGCGgtgctggccgcgctgcccccgtCCGACCGCTGGGTGGTCTTCGTGGGGCCCTACGAGCACCACTCCAACCTGCTCACCTGGCGGGAGAGCCTCGCGGAGGTGGTGGAGGTCGGGCTGCGCGCCGCCGACGGCCTCCTGGACCTGGCCGCGCTGGAGTCGGAGCTGGCGGCGCGCGCGCCGTCGGGGCGGCCCATGCTGGGCGCCTTCTCGGCGTGCAGCAACGTCACCGGGCTGCGCACCGACACCCGCGCCGTGGCGGCGCTCCTGCGCCGCCACGGCGCCCACGCCTGCTTCGACTTCGCGTGCAGCGCGCCCTACGTGCGCGTCGACATGCGGTCGGGCGACGCGGACGGCTACGACGCCGTGTTCCTCAGCCCGCACAAGTTCCTCGGCGGGCCCGGGAGCCCCGGCGTGCTGCTCATGGCGTCGCGGCTCTACCGCCTCCGCGCCACCGCGCCGTCCACCTGCGGCGGGGGCACCGTGCGCTACGTCAGCGCCTACGGCGACACGGTGTACAGCGACGACGCCGAGGAGCGCGAGGACGCCGGCACGCCGGCGATCATACAGAAGGTCCGCGCGGCGCTGTCGTTCCGCGT
This genomic window contains:
- the LOC100383482 gene encoding uncharacterized protein LOC100383482 produces the protein MPLLVLRVPLASTNNTSTCSGAAPPVAVAPAAEHSDGLLFDGLALGHGDDVDDKAEADGDDAATVKLEWLRSQIIGAEAEFASPFGTRRITYADHTASGRCLRFVEEFVLRNVLPFYGNTHTTDSYVGMHTSKLAGDAARYVKRSLGAGPRDMLLFCGTGCTAAIKRLQEVTGMAVAPTLRAAVLAALPPSDRWVVFVGPYEHHSNLLTWRESLAEVVEVGLRAADGLLDLAALESELAARAPSGRPMLGAFSACSNVTGLRTDTRAVAALLRRHGAHACFDFACSAPYVRVDMRSGDADGYDAVFLSPHKFLGGPGSPGVLLMASRLYRLRATAPSTCGGGTVRYVSAYGDTVYSDDAEEREDAGTPAIIQKVRAALSFRVKEWVGEACIEAQEARMLALALRRVRAGANPSLRLLQGADAAASAPRLPVLSFVVYAPPRDGTEPEGRLQLHCRFVTKLLNDLFGVQARAGCACAGPYAHRLLGISPARAKAIRSAVEQGYHGVLPGWTRVSLAYYTSMQEAEFVLDAVAFVASFGHRFLPLYTFDWKTGDWHYDHSCARGLVPNIVGGNPSGRVKAENCYQSYMAFAHCLAESLATTCTGLSSDPAIRIPKSVDPQLVYFLV